Proteins found in one Paenibacillus borealis genomic segment:
- a CDS encoding AraC family transcriptional regulator has protein sequence MNDEYIERISKVIAYIEEHSSQPLKLDTLAEVSHFSKYHFSRIFTAVVGVTPMAFVTRKRIQHSLVLLAETHQTILEIAGQCGFESVSVFNAHFKRYYDCTPGSFRNGNRKKSNFASALSNMQAESASVADYNRAGSNPLLRRAWDSMVEIRQIPDVEVAYVRHIGSYLHTYTAWDKLSRWADQQGLHAGNQQFIGISLDDGDLVEESACRYDACITLPVGLERETHRPQVEFKTLSGGMYAVYSYYDTVDKFVLAYESMFSVWLPRSGYEADDRPCLEFCLNDPAQDPEGKCKVDLYIPIKQRI, from the coding sequence ATGAATGATGAATATATAGAACGGATCAGTAAGGTCATTGCTTACATAGAGGAACATAGCAGTCAACCGCTTAAGCTGGATACACTGGCAGAGGTATCGCATTTCTCCAAATATCATTTCAGCAGAATATTCACAGCTGTAGTTGGCGTGACTCCCATGGCATTTGTAACCAGGAAGCGTATACAGCACTCACTGGTGCTGCTGGCCGAAACGCATCAGACCATTCTGGAGATCGCGGGTCAATGCGGTTTCGAATCGGTATCGGTCTTTAATGCCCATTTCAAACGGTATTATGACTGTACACCGGGCAGCTTCAGGAACGGTAACCGGAAAAAGAGCAATTTCGCATCAGCCCTCAGCAATATGCAAGCAGAATCAGCTTCCGTGGCAGATTACAATAGAGCAGGAAGTAATCCGCTGTTAAGGAGGGCATGGGATAGTATGGTTGAAATCAGGCAGATCCCGGATGTTGAAGTCGCCTATGTAAGGCATATTGGCAGCTATTTGCATACGTATACCGCATGGGACAAGCTAAGCCGCTGGGCAGATCAGCAGGGGCTTCATGCAGGGAATCAGCAGTTTATCGGAATATCGTTGGATGACGGGGATCTCGTAGAGGAGTCTGCGTGCCGGTATGATGCCTGTATTACATTACCCGTAGGTTTGGAGCGGGAGACGCACCGGCCGCAGGTAGAATTCAAGACATTATCCGGCGGGATGTATGCGGTGTATTCTTACTATGATACGGTAGACAAATTTGTCCTCGCGTATGAGAGTATGTTCAGCGTATGGTTACCCCGCAGCGGGTACGAAGCGGACGACAGGCCGTGTCTTGAATTCTGTCTGAATGATCCTGCGCAGGACCCGGAGGGCAAATGCAAGGTTGATTTGTACATCCCCATTAAGCAACGAATATAA
- a CDS encoding glycosyltransferase family 39 protein: MVKGIQRILYVLLAFFIGLFIASSFFIRAKYNYAIYGDTTVLEKQNVLLFILLIAAVLGLSYVLYRLCLKLNKYSRRIVIPAVLLFSAAIQLVIIFLFTRMPTDDSQTVLSLAWDMLYNKDYSSFQPGGYLYMFPFNFSIVLYLKTLLFLFPDNYLVIKSFNILFSLVTTLMIYLLYKELNTKSKSNDYGVLVFAATYIPSLFMSNFIYNDVIATALLTSALYFAVTFIRRRSMKDIVFAAILLAIGNYFRSTGMIFLIAIVFCLLLNLRHLGLKKAIASIGITLLVFNIPGWTQNAALQATGIVDESPSSNSAPVYMWLNMGINLETLGFWDNRESYTIYQQEAGYNKAESVELFKASISNKLSEATLGELAGMYYKKLVWIWTEGTYQVERYGIGNDGTSIGGGGRNGFVMDRYIYSTSASELLKGDSNYRSGLQWVVYVQNFLMYGFILFRLVSGIRAKRFAETSLVLVILGFIGFYLLWEIKARYIYPVYPLLIVLSYLGFKDVYELLTTKRGTGHAVQQAAQESD; encoded by the coding sequence GTTTATCCTGCTGATCGCAGCCGTTCTGGGACTGAGCTATGTGCTGTACAGGCTCTGCCTGAAGCTTAATAAATACAGCAGGAGAATAGTCATTCCCGCGGTCTTGTTATTTTCTGCCGCTATTCAACTCGTGATCATCTTCCTGTTCACCCGCATGCCAACGGATGATTCGCAGACGGTGCTGTCGCTGGCCTGGGATATGCTGTACAACAAGGATTATTCATCCTTCCAGCCGGGCGGATATCTGTATATGTTCCCGTTCAATTTCTCAATCGTTCTGTATCTGAAGACGCTGCTGTTCCTGTTCCCGGACAATTATCTGGTGATCAAAAGCTTCAATATCCTGTTCTCGCTGGTCACCACGCTAATGATCTACCTGCTCTACAAAGAGCTGAATACCAAGTCCAAATCGAACGACTATGGTGTCCTGGTATTTGCCGCGACCTATATTCCGTCTTTGTTTATGAGCAACTTTATCTATAATGATGTGATTGCCACAGCTCTGCTGACCAGCGCTTTGTACTTTGCCGTTACGTTCATCCGCAGAAGATCCATGAAGGATATCGTGTTCGCGGCCATCCTGCTGGCCATCGGCAACTATTTCCGGAGCACAGGCATGATCTTCCTGATTGCGATCGTATTTTGCCTGTTACTTAACCTGCGTCACCTTGGGCTTAAAAAAGCCATCGCATCCATAGGCATAACGCTGCTGGTGTTTAACATTCCGGGCTGGACGCAGAACGCTGCGCTCCAGGCAACAGGTATCGTGGACGAATCCCCGTCCAGCAATTCCGCACCGGTCTATATGTGGCTGAATATGGGAATCAATCTGGAGACGCTCGGCTTCTGGGATAACCGGGAGAGCTATACTATTTATCAGCAGGAGGCCGGCTACAATAAAGCGGAGAGCGTGGAGCTGTTCAAAGCGTCCATCAGCAATAAGCTCTCGGAGGCTACTTTAGGGGAGCTTGCCGGAATGTATTATAAAAAGCTGGTCTGGATCTGGACCGAAGGAACGTATCAGGTTGAGCGGTACGGTATAGGGAATGATGGAACCTCTATAGGCGGCGGGGGGCGAAACGGCTTTGTGATGGACCGGTATATCTATTCCACCTCTGCATCAGAGCTGCTTAAGGGAGATTCGAATTACCGGAGCGGGCTGCAATGGGTGGTGTATGTGCAGAATTTCCTGATGTATGGATTCATTCTTTTCCGGCTGGTCAGCGGGATACGGGCCAAGCGGTTTGCGGAAACCTCATTGGTTCTGGTGATTCTGGGCTTCATCGGCTTCTATCTGCTCTGGGAGATCAAGGCCCGGTACATTTATCCGGTATATCCGCTGCTGATCGTCTTATCCTACTTGGGCTTTAAAGATGTCTATGAACTTCTGACCACGAAAAGGGGGACTGGGCATGCGGTTCAACAAGCGGCACAAGAGTCGGACTAA
- a CDS encoding ABC transporter ATP-binding protein codes for MFELKWLWQNLEGNRARYIVALCLSVVGSSLTIVNPYLSQRIVDTFIAGDHAGQNLATERGLLIALCLGMIGFSLLRTGLAYLTTMQYEISSQNMMYNIRIYLYNKIQGQDREYYDRNRTGDLMTKMTGDLDMVRHSMAWIFKTIIESLTIFLAAVIYFLTIDVQLTLWMLILSPPIFVVAFIFAKRVRPMYIDLRERLSQLNTTTQENISGNRVVKAFAREEFEIAKFTEKNVNYSVANKKAALVWLDYFPYLESFAQAFNVILMLAGGYFLMHGRITFGEFAAFSSLIWAVSNPMRNIGIIINDIQRFFASLSKIVDIYYARPAIVNEHNVTENRRYEGRIEFEHVRFKYDSATVLDDLSFTVEPGETIAIMGATGSGKTSLINLIPRFYDVAGGRVLVDGRDVRELELDELRGNIGMATQDVLLFSDTIDGNIAYGDPELTEEEAQAYAGLAAAHDFIVKMPEGYDTVVGERGVGLSGGQKQRIALARALAVRRPILILDDTTSAVDLETEEHIQRSLRELEYPCTKIIIAQRVSTTAQADRILILDGGRLIEEGTHAELLAKRGYYYDVFMLQNEGIGRQVTESGQE; via the coding sequence ATGTTTGAACTAAAATGGCTGTGGCAGAACCTGGAGGGCAACCGGGCACGGTATATCGTGGCGCTTTGTCTCTCCGTAGTGGGCTCAAGTCTCACGATTGTGAACCCGTACCTCAGCCAGCGCATCGTCGATACGTTTATAGCCGGCGACCATGCAGGGCAGAATCTTGCTACAGAGAGGGGTCTGCTCATCGCGCTCTGCCTGGGCATGATCGGCTTTTCCCTGCTCCGCACAGGTCTGGCTTATCTAACGACCATGCAGTACGAAATATCCTCCCAGAATATGATGTACAACATCCGCATTTATTTGTACAACAAGATTCAGGGGCAGGACCGGGAGTATTATGACCGCAACCGTACCGGTGATCTTATGACCAAGATGACAGGCGATCTGGATATGGTCCGGCATTCGATGGCTTGGATTTTCAAGACGATCATTGAATCGCTGACGATTTTTCTGGCAGCCGTCATCTATTTCCTTACAATCGATGTCCAGCTGACGCTGTGGATGCTGATCCTGTCGCCACCGATTTTTGTCGTGGCCTTTATCTTCGCCAAACGTGTCCGTCCCATGTACATTGATCTGCGCGAGCGGCTGTCCCAGCTTAACACGACGACACAGGAGAACATTTCAGGCAACCGTGTAGTCAAGGCTTTCGCCCGTGAAGAGTTTGAGATTGCCAAATTCACGGAGAAGAATGTCAACTACTCTGTGGCGAACAAGAAAGCGGCCCTAGTCTGGCTTGATTACTTTCCTTATCTGGAATCCTTCGCCCAAGCCTTCAATGTCATTCTGATGCTGGCCGGCGGCTACTTCCTGATGCACGGCCGGATCACCTTTGGTGAGTTCGCAGCCTTCTCCTCGCTAATCTGGGCGGTATCCAACCCTATGCGCAATATCGGGATCATTATCAATGATATCCAGCGTTTCTTTGCCAGCTTATCCAAAATCGTCGATATCTATTATGCCCGCCCCGCTATTGTGAACGAGCATAATGTCACAGAGAACCGCCGCTATGAGGGCCGGATTGAGTTCGAGCATGTCCGGTTCAAATATGACAGCGCTACCGTGCTCGATGATCTGAGCTTCACGGTTGAACCCGGCGAAACGATCGCCATTATGGGCGCTACAGGCTCAGGCAAGACATCGCTGATCAACCTGATCCCCCGGTTCTACGATGTGGCCGGAGGCCGCGTGCTGGTAGACGGCCGGGATGTCCGTGAGCTTGAGCTTGATGAACTGCGCGGGAATATCGGGATGGCTACACAGGACGTCCTCCTGTTCTCCGATACGATCGACGGCAACATCGCCTATGGCGACCCCGAGCTTACGGAAGAAGAAGCGCAGGCCTATGCCGGTCTCGCAGCGGCCCATGACTTCATCGTCAAAATGCCGGAAGGCTATGATACGGTAGTCGGCGAACGCGGTGTCGGCTTGTCCGGAGGACAGAAGCAGCGTATTGCGCTTGCCCGCGCGCTGGCGGTCCGCCGTCCGATCCTGATTCTGGATGATACGACGTCTGCCGTCGATCTGGAGACGGAGGAGCATATTCAGCGGAGTCTGCGTGAGCTGGAGTATCCCTGCACGAAGATTATCATTGCACAGCGGGTATCCACTACCGCCCAGGCAGACCGCATCCTGATTCTGGATGGCGGCCGTCTGATCGAGGAAGGCACCCACGCCGAGCTGCTGGCTAAGCGGGGTTATTACTATGATGTATTTATGCTGCAGAACGAGGGCATTGGAAGGCAGGTGACCGAGAGTGGCCAGGAATAA
- a CDS encoding ClbS/DfsB family four-helix bundle protein, producing MASYEYSSKQELLETIHTLYLLLDAEFDGIDNTYKDTRIPEADKTPAEIIAYQLGWLELVRSWDQNELEGRAFLMPAQDYKWNELGGLYQSFYSTYSEYSLTELRSLFRQSEQQWLEWVGTLTEEELFIQGSRKWTGTKDNWPMARWIHINSAAPFKSFRGKIRKWKKHFPATLA from the coding sequence ATGGCAAGCTATGAATATTCGTCCAAACAGGAGCTGCTGGAAACGATCCATACCCTCTACCTGCTCTTGGACGCCGAGTTTGACGGCATTGACAATACATACAAGGACACGCGGATTCCCGAAGCGGATAAAACCCCGGCTGAGATCATCGCCTATCAGCTGGGATGGCTGGAGCTGGTGAGGAGCTGGGATCAGAATGAGCTGGAAGGAAGAGCCTTCCTCATGCCCGCCCAGGATTATAAGTGGAATGAGCTGGGCGGATTGTATCAGTCCTTTTACAGCACATATTCTGAGTATTCACTGACTGAGCTACGCAGCTTATTCCGGCAATCGGAGCAGCAGTGGCTGGAATGGGTCGGCACATTAACGGAAGAAGAGCTGTTCATCCAGGGCTCACGTAAATGGACCGGAACCAAGGACAACTGGCCCATGGCCCGGTGGATTCATATCAATTCAGCCGCTCCGTTCAAATCCTTCCGGGGGAAAATCCGAAAGTGGAAAAAGCATTTCCCCGCTACGCTGGCATAA
- a CDS encoding ABC transporter ATP-binding protein: MARNKFDVDENLESPFNIKHFRRAMVYIRRKKKPMILAFVLSALSAAIALSAPLIMQHVVDVTIPAKEMGALVGWSALMLATIIVSVILATIRSRIMTSVGQDIIFDIRTDLFKHLQDLPFKYYDDRPQGKILIRVVNYVNAVSDVLSNGIINFILEIVNLIFIAAFMFAVDVRLSFVILAGLPVFLGVMLLIKTRQRRAWQAVSNKSSNLNAYLQESISGIGVTQMFSREQRNEGVFTRLAGNFRTEWMRALRYNTLIPFTVDNLSTMVTAMIFLVGLLTLDPQSMTLGVILAMSSYAARFWQPILNLSQLYNNFINAVAYLERIFETLDEPVTVSDIPGAKELPPVQGRVTFDDVTFAYDPGLNILENISFDVAAGESIALVGPTGAGKTTVVNLISRFYNLTGGRILIDGQDIAGITLKSLRSQMGIMLQDSFIFSGTILDNIRYGRPDATEQEVIAAAKAVCADDFIREFDQGYLTEVNERGSKLSQGQRQLISFARTLLANPRILILDEATSSIDAQTERLLQKGLNELLKGRTSFIIAHRLSTVKNCDRIMYVSNKGIAESGSHDELIARRGLYHRLYTAQKMEA, translated from the coding sequence GTGGCCAGGAATAAATTCGATGTCGATGAGAATCTGGAATCACCGTTTAACATTAAGCATTTCCGGCGGGCCATGGTCTATATCAGACGCAAGAAGAAACCGATGATTCTCGCATTCGTGCTTAGCGCACTGTCGGCGGCTATCGCCCTATCAGCCCCGCTGATTATGCAGCATGTGGTAGACGTAACCATTCCCGCCAAAGAGATGGGCGCGCTGGTTGGCTGGTCTGCGCTGATGCTGGCGACGATCATTGTCAGCGTAATTCTGGCGACGATCCGCTCACGGATTATGACCAGTGTCGGGCAGGATATTATCTTCGATATCCGTACCGATCTGTTCAAGCATCTGCAGGATTTGCCGTTCAAATATTACGATGACCGGCCGCAGGGCAAGATCCTGATCCGGGTTGTAAACTACGTCAATGCGGTATCCGACGTGTTGTCGAACGGAATTATTAACTTTATCCTAGAAATCGTGAATCTGATCTTCATCGCTGCATTCATGTTCGCCGTAGATGTCCGGCTCTCCTTCGTCATTCTTGCCGGATTGCCCGTATTCCTCGGTGTCATGCTGCTCATCAAAACCCGGCAGCGCCGGGCATGGCAGGCGGTATCGAACAAAAGCTCCAATCTGAACGCCTATCTGCAGGAGAGCATCAGCGGTATCGGCGTGACCCAGATGTTCTCCCGGGAACAGCGCAATGAGGGCGTCTTTACGCGCCTGGCTGGTAATTTCCGCACAGAGTGGATGCGGGCGCTGCGTTACAACACCCTTATTCCGTTCACTGTCGATAACTTGTCTACCATGGTTACAGCGATGATTTTCCTGGTTGGCCTGCTGACCCTGGACCCGCAGAGCATGACGCTTGGTGTCATTCTCGCGATGAGCAGCTATGCCGCCCGCTTCTGGCAGCCGATTCTGAATCTATCCCAGCTGTACAACAACTTCATCAATGCGGTAGCTTATCTGGAGCGTATCTTCGAAACGCTGGATGAGCCGGTAACCGTCAGCGATATTCCCGGGGCGAAGGAGCTGCCGCCCGTTCAGGGCCGGGTCACCTTCGACGATGTAACCTTCGCCTACGATCCGGGACTGAACATCCTGGAGAACATCTCCTTCGATGTTGCAGCCGGAGAGAGCATCGCGCTGGTCGGACCGACCGGTGCCGGCAAAACCACGGTCGTCAATCTGATCTCGCGCTTCTATAACCTTACCGGCGGCAGAATCCTGATCGACGGGCAGGATATCGCCGGGATCACGCTGAAATCGCTGCGCAGCCAGATGGGGATTATGCTGCAGGACAGCTTCATCTTCTCGGGGACGATTCTGGATAATATCCGCTACGGCAGACCGGATGCCACTGAGCAAGAGGTCATCGCCGCTGCGAAGGCTGTCTGCGCCGATGATTTCATCCGTGAATTTGACCAGGGCTACCTGACGGAGGTTAATGAGCGCGGCTCCAAGCTCTCACAGGGACAGCGGCAGCTCATCTCGTTCGCCAGAACCCTGCTGGCCAACCCGCGCATTCTCATCCTGGATGAAGCCACTTCTTCCATTGATGCACAGACTGAGCGCCTGCTCCAGAAGGGCCTGAATGAGCTGCTTAAGGGACGTACCTCGTTCATCATCGCGCACCGGCTGTCCACCGTGAAGAACTGCGACCGCATCATGTATGTCTCGAATAAGGGCATTGCGGAAAGCGGCTCGCATGATGAGCTGATTGCCCGCCGCGGTCTCTACCACAGACTCTATACGGCGCAGAAGATGGAAGCATAA
- a CDS encoding histidine phosphatase family protein: MVTNLYFVRHAHSAYSADELNRPLPERGQADAQKITELLIHENIHVLLSSPYKRAIQTIEGLAGPLGLELVLEEDFRERLLSSGPVSNFGQAITKVWENPSFAWEGGESNLVAQSRGVRALHRVLQHYKGSNAVIGTHGNIMVLIMNALDKRYDYGFWKQLDMPDIYKLSFNGDTLTGVQRIWNRS; encoded by the coding sequence ATGGTTACAAATCTGTATTTCGTAAGGCATGCGCACTCTGCTTATTCTGCTGATGAATTAAACAGACCTCTACCTGAACGTGGACAGGCAGACGCGCAGAAGATCACGGAGCTGCTCATCCATGAAAATATTCATGTCCTGCTTTCCAGTCCCTACAAACGGGCGATACAGACTATTGAAGGACTGGCCGGACCTCTGGGCCTTGAACTTGTACTAGAAGAGGATTTCAGAGAAAGATTATTGTCCAGCGGACCCGTCAGCAACTTCGGGCAGGCCATTACGAAGGTCTGGGAGAATCCCTCTTTTGCCTGGGAAGGCGGAGAATCTAATCTGGTTGCCCAGAGTAGAGGAGTTCGGGCCCTCCACAGAGTATTGCAGCATTACAAAGGCAGTAACGCCGTCATCGGGACTCACGGTAATATTATGGTCCTAATCATGAATGCGCTGGATAAGCGTTATGATTATGGCTTTTGGAAGCAGCTGGATATGCCCGATATCTACAAGCTAAGCTTCAATGGAGATACACTCACCGGCGTGCAGCGGATTTGGAACAGGAGCTGA
- a CDS encoding GNAT family N-acetyltransferase encodes MNLNVVFDQFPVLRSDELVLNRIEETHLDELFDIYSNDRVFEYCGIIPKHNKATVSNMIGHFERDYAKRSRIKWGIFTSGEEGRLLGIIEACDFNQKVNMVTIGYFLAEAHWGRGIASRAVEILTEFLFGQVNVNRVQAEVMLMNEPSKKVLLKNGFIKEGMLRQAALWSGKGIVDLEIYSMLREDYIQV; translated from the coding sequence ATGAATTTGAATGTTGTGTTTGACCAGTTTCCTGTACTGAGATCAGATGAACTTGTATTGAACAGAATTGAGGAGACTCATCTGGACGAGCTGTTTGACATTTACAGCAATGATAGAGTCTTTGAATACTGCGGGATCATCCCCAAACATAACAAGGCTACAGTCAGTAATATGATAGGCCATTTTGAACGGGACTACGCCAAAAGATCAAGGATCAAGTGGGGCATTTTTACCAGTGGTGAAGAGGGGCGTCTGCTTGGAATTATTGAAGCCTGTGACTTCAATCAGAAGGTGAATATGGTGACGATCGGCTACTTCCTGGCGGAAGCCCATTGGGGGAGGGGCATTGCCTCAAGGGCAGTTGAAATACTTACGGAGTTCCTGTTTGGGCAGGTGAATGTGAACAGAGTTCAGGCCGAAGTGATGCTGATGAATGAACCGTCCAAGAAGGTGCTGCTGAAGAACGGCTTCATCAAGGAGGGGATGCTGCGGCAAGCCGCCTTATGGTCAGGCAAAGGAATTGTCGATCTGGAGATTTACAGTATGCTAAGGGAAGATTATATTCAAGTTTGA